From Triticum urartu cultivar G1812 chromosome 2, Tu2.1, whole genome shotgun sequence, a single genomic window includes:
- the LOC125536236 gene encoding probable glucomannan 4-beta-mannosyltransferase 7 isoform X2 — protein MEAAEIGGALLFALAAAAALFAAVSTGAIDFSRPLAVGGRVDFQEAISWFIGVFDGSSSSSAAGGVSLAEVYELWVRVRGRVIAPALQVAVWACMVMSVMLVVEALYNCVVSLGVKAVGWRPEWRFKWEPLAGDDEEKGGAHYPVVLVQIPMYNELEVYKLSIGAACELQWPKDRIIVQVLDDSTDPFIKNLVELECESWAVKGLNIKYATRSSRKGFKAGALKKGMEYDYAKQCEYVAIFDADFQPEPDFLLRTVPFFVHNPEVALVQARWSFVNDNASLLTRVQKMFFDYHFKVEQEAGSATFSFFSFNGTAGVWRAAAIKEAGGWKDRTTVEDMDLAVRATLKGWKFVYVGDIRVKSELPSTYKAYCRQQFRWSCGGAHLFRKVAKDILTAKDVSLIKKFHMLYSFFLVRRVVAPTVACILYNIILPISVMIPELFLPIWGIAYIPTVLLVVTAIRHPK, from the exons ATGGAGGCTGCAGAAATCGGCGGCGCTCTCCTGttcgccctcgccgccgccgcggccctcTTCGCCGCCGTCTCCACCGGCGCCATCGACTTCAGCCGCCCGCTCGCCG TGGGCGGGCGGGTGGACTTCCAGGAGGCCATCTCGTGGTTCATCGGCGTCTTCGAtggctcctcctcctcgtcggcgGCGGGGGGCGTGTCGCTGGCGGAGGTGTACGAGCTGTGGGTGCGGGTGCGGGGCCGGGTGATCGCGCCGGCGCTGCAGGTGGCCGTCTGGGCGTGCATGGTGATGTCGGTGATGCTGGTGGTGGAGGCCCTGTACAACTGCGTGGTCAGCCTCGGCGTCAAGGCCGTCGGCTGGCGCCCCGAGTGGCGGTTCAAGTGGGAGCCCCTCGCCGGCGACGACGAGGAGAAGGGGGGCGCCCACTACCCCGTGGTCCTCGTGCAGATACCCATGTACAATGAGCTGGAG GTGTACAAGCTGTCGATAGGGGCCGCATGTGAGCTCCAGTGGCCAAAGGACAGGATAATCGTCCAAGTGCTGGACGACTCCACCGATCCGTTTATCAAG AACTTGGTGGAGCTTGAATGTGAAAGCTGGGCGGTCAAGGGTCTGAACATCAAGTATGCCACGAGAAGCAGCCGGAAGGGGTTTAAAGCAGGAGCCCTGAAGAAGGGAATGGAATATGACTATGCCAAGCAGTGTGAATATGTTGCCATATTTGATGCTGATTTCCAGCCTGAACCAGACTTCCTTCTCAGAACAGTCCCGTTCTTCGTGCACAATCCAGAAGTTGCTCTTGTTCAAGCTCGGTGGTCGTTCG TGAATGACAATGCGAGCCTGTTGACAAGGGTACAAAAGATGTTCTTTGATTACCATTTCAAAGTTGAGCAAGAAGCAGGATCAGCAACCTTTTCCTTCTTCAGCTTCAATG GAACTGCTGGAGTGTGGCGTGCAGCAGCCATCAAAGAGGCAGGAGGTTGGAAGGACCGCACTACAGTTGAAGACATGGACTTGGCAGTCCGAGCAACCCTAAAGGGTTGGAAATTTGTATATGTCGGGGATATCAGA GTTAAGAGTGAATTGCCATCCACTTACAAGGCCTACTGTCGGCAGCAATTCCGGTGGTCATGTGGTGGTGCACATTTATTCCGAAAAGTAGCAAAAGATATTTTGACTGCTAAG GATGTATCTCTCATCAAGAAGTTCCATATGCTCTATAGCTTCTTCTTGGTTCGGAGAGTTGTGGCCCCTACTGTCGCGTGTATTCTCTACAATATCATACTTCCGATCTCAGTTATGATCCCAGAACTATTCCTACCAATCTGGGGGATCGCATATATTCCCACAGTACTTTTAGTGGTCACAGCCATTAGACATCCAAAGTAA
- the LOC125536236 gene encoding probable glucomannan 4-beta-mannosyltransferase 7 isoform X1: MEAAEIGGALLFALAAAAALFAAVSTGAIDFSRPLAVGGRVDFQEAISWFIGVFDGSSSSSAAGGVSLAEVYELWVRVRGRVIAPALQVAVWACMVMSVMLVVEALYNCVVSLGVKAVGWRPEWRFKWEPLAGDDEEKGGAHYPVVLVQIPMYNELEVYKLSIGAACELQWPKDRIIVQVLDDSTDPFIKNLVELECESWAVKGLNIKYATRSSRKGFKAGALKKGMEYDYAKQCEYVAIFDADFQPEPDFLLRTVPFFVHNPEVALVQARWSFVNDNASLLTRVQKMFFDYHFKVEQEAGSATFSFFSFNGTAGVWRAAAIKEAGGWKDRTTVEDMDLAVRATLKGWKFVYVGDIRVKSELPSTYKAYCRQQFRWSCGGAHLFRKVAKDILTAKDVSLIKKFHMLYSFFLVRRVVAPTVACILYNIILPISVMIPELFLPIWGIAYIPTVLLVVTAIRHPKNLHILPFWILFESVMTMHRMRAALSGLFELSEFNEWVVTKKTGNNFEDNEVPLLQKTRKRLRDRVNLREIVFSAFLFFCASYNLVFPGKTSYYFNLYLQGLAFVCLGLNFTGTCNCCQ; this comes from the exons ATGGAGGCTGCAGAAATCGGCGGCGCTCTCCTGttcgccctcgccgccgccgcggccctcTTCGCCGCCGTCTCCACCGGCGCCATCGACTTCAGCCGCCCGCTCGCCG TGGGCGGGCGGGTGGACTTCCAGGAGGCCATCTCGTGGTTCATCGGCGTCTTCGAtggctcctcctcctcgtcggcgGCGGGGGGCGTGTCGCTGGCGGAGGTGTACGAGCTGTGGGTGCGGGTGCGGGGCCGGGTGATCGCGCCGGCGCTGCAGGTGGCCGTCTGGGCGTGCATGGTGATGTCGGTGATGCTGGTGGTGGAGGCCCTGTACAACTGCGTGGTCAGCCTCGGCGTCAAGGCCGTCGGCTGGCGCCCCGAGTGGCGGTTCAAGTGGGAGCCCCTCGCCGGCGACGACGAGGAGAAGGGGGGCGCCCACTACCCCGTGGTCCTCGTGCAGATACCCATGTACAATGAGCTGGAG GTGTACAAGCTGTCGATAGGGGCCGCATGTGAGCTCCAGTGGCCAAAGGACAGGATAATCGTCCAAGTGCTGGACGACTCCACCGATCCGTTTATCAAG AACTTGGTGGAGCTTGAATGTGAAAGCTGGGCGGTCAAGGGTCTGAACATCAAGTATGCCACGAGAAGCAGCCGGAAGGGGTTTAAAGCAGGAGCCCTGAAGAAGGGAATGGAATATGACTATGCCAAGCAGTGTGAATATGTTGCCATATTTGATGCTGATTTCCAGCCTGAACCAGACTTCCTTCTCAGAACAGTCCCGTTCTTCGTGCACAATCCAGAAGTTGCTCTTGTTCAAGCTCGGTGGTCGTTCG TGAATGACAATGCGAGCCTGTTGACAAGGGTACAAAAGATGTTCTTTGATTACCATTTCAAAGTTGAGCAAGAAGCAGGATCAGCAACCTTTTCCTTCTTCAGCTTCAATG GAACTGCTGGAGTGTGGCGTGCAGCAGCCATCAAAGAGGCAGGAGGTTGGAAGGACCGCACTACAGTTGAAGACATGGACTTGGCAGTCCGAGCAACCCTAAAGGGTTGGAAATTTGTATATGTCGGGGATATCAGA GTTAAGAGTGAATTGCCATCCACTTACAAGGCCTACTGTCGGCAGCAATTCCGGTGGTCATGTGGTGGTGCACATTTATTCCGAAAAGTAGCAAAAGATATTTTGACTGCTAAG GATGTATCTCTCATCAAGAAGTTCCATATGCTCTATAGCTTCTTCTTGGTTCGGAGAGTTGTGGCCCCTACTGTCGCGTGTATTCTCTACAATATCATACTTCCGATCTCAGTTATGATCCCAGAACTATTCCTACCAATCTGGGGGATCGCATATATTCCCACAGTACTTTTAGTGGTCACAGCCATTAGACATCCAAA AAATTTGCACATTCTGCCATTTTGGATTTTGTTCGAGAGTGTGATGACAATGCATCGCATGAGAGCTGCCCTCTCTGGTCTATTCGAATTATCAGAGTTCAACGAGTGGGTCGTGACAAAGAAAACAGGGAACAATTTTGAAGATAACGAAGTTCCCTTGTTACAGAAAACAAGGAAACGATTAAGAGACAG GGTTAATTTACGCGAGATTGTATTTTCGGCGTTTCTTTTCTTCTGTGCATCGTACAACCTTGTATTCCCTGGCAAGACTAGCTACTATTTTAATCTCTATCTCCAAGGACTAGCATTTGTATGTCTAGGGCTAAACTTCACTGGCACTTGCAATTGCTGTCAATGA
- the LOC125536237 gene encoding defective in cullin neddylation protein AAR3-like: MARPMGSSGFEAALAVCPAAAQAYSKYCGIVSGCTNANPREGLADLSRTIDNMEGMRDGIFGDIHKLMSVLEFDDVSQFNSFYDFVFFISRENGQKNITVQKALAAWRIVLVGRFRLLDRWCNFVEKYQRHNISEDAWQQLLAFSRCVNEDLEGYDPKGAWPVIIDDFVEHMHRIYRPSDCSSAMESQCSISNTFRGLNLLPGSKRKCPTQFNSSEESVELSEALRHSVQLTPSKRLKESSAPTRYGVWERDAGTPFFNSTPDCREDMNLHNSRGCLQNSPRVIEDGFSKGFEGCISMKCSF, from the exons ATGGCTCGGCCCATGGGATCCAGCGGCTTCGAGGCTGCCCTAGCCGTgtgccccgccgccgcccaggCCTACTCCAAGTACTGCG GTATTGTATCCGGATGCACAAATGCGAACCCAAGGGAAGGGTTGGCGGATCTTTCACGAACTATAGATAATATGGAAGGAATGAG GGATGGAATATTTGGTGATATTCACAAGCTCATGTCAGTTCTTGAGTTC GATGATGTGAGCCAATTCAATTCCTTCTATGATTTTGTCTTCTTCATTTCTCGTGAAAATGGCCAAAAGAATATTA CTGTTCAGAAGGCTCTTGCAGCATGGAGGATAGTTCTTGTTGGAAGGTTCCGATTGCTTGACCGGTGGTGTAACTTTGTTGAG AAGTACCAACGTCACAACATTTCTGAGGACGCCTGGCAGCAGCTACTAGCTTTCAGCAGGTGTGTAAACGAGGATCTGGAAGGTTATGATCCAAAAG GTGCTTGGCCTGTCATAATTGATGATTTTGTGGAGCACATGCACAG AATCTACCGCCCTAGTGACTGCTCCAGTGCAATGGAATCACAATGCAGCATTTCCAATACATTTAGAG GTCTAAATCTATTACCTGGATCAAAGAGGAAATGCCCTACTCAGTTTAACTCCAGTGAAGAGAGCGTAGAGCTCTCAGAAGCTCTCAGACACTCTGTCCAACTTACCCCGTCGAAGCGACTTAAGGAAAGTTCCGCGCCTACTAGATATGGGGTTTGGGAGCGAGACGCAGGTACCCCTTTCTTTAACAGCACACCAGATTGTCGTGAGGACATGAATTTACACAACTCAAGAGGCTGCCTTCAGAACTCACCTCGTGTTATTGAGGATGGTTTTTCAAAAGGGTTTGAAGGTTGCATTTCAATGAAATGCTCATTTTAG
- the LOC125536238 gene encoding pentatricopeptide repeat-containing protein At4g28010-like, whose product MTRKHAGTGVLRALVAVAASVASASSRTPPRRAAPYLAVLLRRGRAEAAARLNRHLRLLPLPESPALLSALPSVRDAVSYNTVLAALCRQGCLDAALFLLRVMSHEPRLACRPNAISYTTLMRALCADRRAGQAVGLLRSMQDCGVRPDVVTYGTLIRGLCDAADVDKAVELLNEMCESGIEPNVVVYSSLLHGYCKTGRWESVGKVFEEMSDKGIEPDVVMYTSLIDSLCRHGKVTKAARVMEMMAERGLEPNVVTYNVLINSMCKEGSVREALDLRMNMLEKGVQPDVVTYNTLITGLSSVLEMDEAMALLEEMMQGETKVRPDLMTFNSVIHGLCKIGWMRQAFEVRAMMAENGCRCNLVTFNLLIGGLLRVHKVKKAMKLKDEMASSGLQPDSFTYSILINGFCKMRQVERAESLLSEMRRQGMEPEPVHYIPLLKAMCDQGMMGQARDLFNEMDMNCKLDAAAYSTMIHGAFKSGEKKIAEEFLKDMIDEGLIPDAVTYSIPINMFAKSGDLAAAERVLKQMKASGFVPDVAVFDSLIQGYGAEGDTEKVLELTREMTAKGVALDPKIISTIVTSLGASIEGQELLQSLPGFDKEISKGDAILPHDVMNMLQKQCTKPESPAPC is encoded by the coding sequence ATGACGAGGAAGCACGCgggcaccggcgtcctccgcgCCCTCGTCGCCGTCGCGGCCTCCGTCGCGTCCGCCTCGTCCCGGACGCCCCCGAGGCGCGCCGCGCCCTACCTCGCCGTCCTCCTCCGCCGGGGCCGCGCCGAGGCCGCGGCGCGCCTCAACCGCCACCTCCGCCTGCTGCCTCTCCCGGAGTCCCCCGCCCTCCTCTCGGCGCTCCCCTCCGTCCGCGACGCCGTCTCCTACAACACCGTCCTCGCCGCGCTCTGCCGCCAGGGCTGCCTCGACGCCGCGCTCTTCCTCCTCCGCGTCATGTCGCACGAGCCCCGCCTCGCCTGCCGCCCCAACGCCATCTCCTACACCACCCTCATGCGCGCGCTCTGCGCCGACCGTcgcgcgggccaggccgtcgggCTGCTTCGGTCCATGCAGGACTGCGGCGTCCGCCCCGACGTGGTCACCTACGGCACGCTCATCCGTGGGCTGTGCGACGCCGCGGACGTTGACAAGGCCGTGGAGCTTCTGAATGAGATGTGCGAGAGTGGTATCGAGCCCAACGTGGTTGTGTACAGTTCTTTACTCCATGGGTACTGCAAGACCGGGAGGTGGGAAAGCGTAGGCAAGGTGTTCGAAGAAATGTCTGACAAGGGTATTGAGCCCGATGTTGTGATGTACACTAGTTTGATCGATAGCCTGTGTAGACACGGGAAGGTAACAAAGGCAGCGCGGGTGATGGAAATGATGGCGGAGCGGGGGTTGGAGCCAAACGTGGTGACCTACAATGTGCTGATCAATTCCATGTGCAAGGAAGGGTCTGTGAGGGAGGCGCTCGATTTGCGGATGAATATGCTGGAGAAGGGCGTGCAACCAGATGTTGTGACATATAACACACTCATCACAGGGCTATCTAGTGTGCTTGAGATGGATGAGGCGATGGCGTTGCTAGAGGAGATGATGCAAGGTGAAACTAAAGTTAGGCCTGACTTGATGACATTCAACTCGGTTATACATGGACTTTGTAAGATTGGTTGGATGCGGCAAGCGTTTGAGGTCCGTGCCATGATGGCTGAGAATGGATGCAGGTGTAACTTGGTGACATTTAACCTGCTAATTGGTGGACTCCTTAGAGTCCACAAGGTAAAGAAGGCCATGAAGCTGAAGGATGAGATGGCTAGTTCTGGACTGCAGCCTGATTCGTTCACCTATAGCATATTGATAAATGGCTTCTGTAAAATGCGGCAAGTTGAACGTGCGGAAAGCCTCTTGTCTGAAATGAGACGTCAAGGGATGGAGCCTGAGCCAGTTCACTATATTCCTTTGCTTAAAGCTATGTGTGATCAAGGCATGATGGGGCAGGCTAGGGATTTGTTCAATGAAATGGATATGAACTGCAAATTAGATGCTGCTGCATATAGCACTATGATCCATGGTGCTTTCAAATCAGGGGAGAAGAAAATTGCAGAAGAGTTTCTTAAAGATATGATTGATGAGGGGCTGATTCCTGATGCTGTGACATATTCTATCCCAATCAACATGTTTGCAAAATCTGGAGACCTGGCAGCGGCGGAGCGGGTGCTTAAACAGATGAAAGCAAGTGGCTTTGTGCCTGACGTTGCTGTATTTGATTCACTGATCCAAGGTTATGGAGCTGAAGGCGACACCGAGAAGGTTCTTGAGTTAACTCGTGAAATGACAGCCAAGGGTGTAGCACTTGATCCTAAAATTATTTCAACTATTGTCACTTCTCTTGGGGCAAGCATTGAAGGGCAAGAGTTATTGCAGAGCTTGCCTGGTTTTGATAAAGAAATATCAAAAGGCGATGCCATTTTGCCCCATGATGTAATGAATATGCTACAAAAACAATGCACCAAACCTGAATCCCCTGCTCCTTGCTGA
- the LOC125536239 gene encoding GEM-like protein 1 yields the protein MDSKPEAPPSEGAAYPRMSPEDLAPPPPPVVAPAGSNPYVLSSPSSGPPAKSTKENLREMFGSVGKRFSEAARKTEGIAGDVWQHLKTGPSITDAAMGRIAQVSKVISEGGYDKIFQQTFECLPDEKLKKAYACYLSTSHGPIMGVLYVSTAKLAFCSDSPVAYVTEDNKTESAIYKIVVPVPHLRSVTPTASQQNPAERYIQVVSVDNHDFWFMGFVNYDSAVKCLQDAARGGA from the exons ATGGATTCCAAGCCCGAAGCCCCGCCGTCGGAGGGCGCGGCGTACCCGCGCATGTCCCCGGAGgacctcgcgccgccgccgccgccggtcgtggcgcccgcgggctccaaccCCTACGTGCTGTCCTCGCCCTCCTCCGGGCCGCCCGCCAAGA GCACCAAGGAGAATCTGAGGGAGATGTTCGGCTCGGTGGGGAAGAGGTTCAGCGAGGCCGCGCGCAAGACCGAGGGCATCGCCGGCGATGTCTGGCAGCACT TGAAAACCGGGCCTAGCATTACGGATGCTGCAATGGGGAGGATCGCTCAGGTATCCAAGGTCATATCGGAAGGAGGGTACGACAAGATATTCCAGCAGACGTTCGAGTGCTTGCCTGATGAGAAGCTCAAGAAGGCGTACGCGTGCTACCTCTCGACCTCTCATGGTCCGATAATGGGCGTCTTGTACGTCTCCACCGCCAAGCTTGCATTCTGTAGCGACAGCCCCGTGGCATATGTCACTGAGGATAATAAGACCGAGTCCGCCATTTACAAG ATAGTTGTACCTGTACCTCACCTGAGATCAGTCACTCCTACCGCAAGTCAACAGAACCCTGCGGAGAGGTACATCCAGGTCGTTTCTGTCGATAACCATGACTTCTGGTTCATGGGCTTCGTGAACTATGACAGCGCTGTGAAGTGTCTCCAGGATGCTGCTCGTGGTGGCGCCTAG